A genomic window from Purpureocillium takamizusanense chromosome 2, complete sequence includes:
- a CDS encoding uncharacterized protein (EggNog:ENOG503P3S7): protein MDPTTTLITFLLQTDPSVQSVQLIGSWDNFSTCYTMRRDVRRGRGQWRGCYSFKDIVCDDVAASAAPRNGGLKMGATYYYYYELDGSTETHDPAEPWTTACPSLPGQTVNTLIVPVEQSLRQRSASLTSVRPESFRTMDPDAKFTTPRPAPAPVMEPTVRRLGSASTLLQKRPCTRSPSPAPSWKRFFTRKLGHRETDRSPTRCQSADCNEAVECGSLLQASPIHTRSSTPSDGARTRDLSPESLRRFLSDGTPTHAEPVTHQPSTLSIPDEIAEDVDDDDNFATSAISENQVYATSLSPPPFQRTASADTIPRAAINLSSTTLSARQPSDQKMPEDCQADDYQAEQPVPEKSIPKVETHAKPRWSISATSSALATPISPQLVADDPPSFYDSNDEDDDVVSTIETDNLCHRAVIDAPLSDQGFRGYSLPRQSGEEKSMAEPRPAIKSFSSPQLLPGADSRNEQVGGTNLLGTHIDTGLDDFVSEMGWIVGAIGCKETH from the exons atggatcccacgacgacgctcaTCACCTTTCTTCT TCAAACGGATCCTTCGGTCCAGTCTGTTCAGCTCATTGGCTCCTGGGACAACTTTTCCACGTGTTACACCATGAGACGGGATGtccgacgcggccgcggtCAATGGCGAGGCTGTTATTCCTTCAAGGATATTGTttgcgacgacgtcgccgcgtctgctgctccCAGGAATGGAGGGCTCAAGATGGGCGCcacctactactactat TACGAGCTGGACGGATCCACCGAGACTCACGATCCCGCTGAGCCTTGGACAACGGCATGCCCGTCCCTGCCCGGGCAGACGGTCAATACCCTCATCGTTCCCGTCGAGCAAAGTCTTCGCCAACGCAGCGCCTCTCTCACCTCTGTGCGCCCAGAGAGCTTCAGGACCATGGATCCCGATGCCAAGTTCACCACGCCACGCCCGGCCCCTGCTCCCGTCATGGAGCCAACAGTTCGCCGCCTCGGTTCGGCCTCGACCTTACTCCAGAAGCGCCCCTGCACGCGCTCACCATCTCCTGCGCCTTCATGGAAGCGCTTCTTTACGCGGAAATTAGGCCACAGAGAGACAGACCGATCGCCCACGCGATGTCAATCCGCCGACTGTAATGAAGCTGTTGAGTGCGGCTCCCTTCTGCAAGCCTCGCCAATCCATACGCGCAGCTCTACGCCCTCAGACGGAGCACGCACGAGGGATCTGTCGCCCGAGTCTTTGCGGCGCTTCCTCTCCGACGGCACTCCAACTCACGCTGAGCCTGTGACCCACCAGCCATCGACCTTGTCTATCCCTGACGAAATCGCGGAggatgttgatgatgacgacaacTTCGCAACGTCTGCAATCTCTGAGAACCAAGTCTACGCCACGTCCTTGTCTCCACCTCCCTTCCAGCGCACAGCGTCAGCGGACACCATACCGAGAGCGGCGATTAACTTGAGCTCAACCACTCTCTCCGCCAGGCAGCCTTCTGACCAGAAGATGCCGGAAGACTGTCAAGCGGATGACTATCAAGCGGAGCAACCCGTGCCTGAAAAGTCAATTCCGAAAGTCGAAACCCACGCAAAGCCTCGCTGGTCTATATCGGCAACGTCCAGCGCACTAGCAACTCCCATTTCTCCCCAGCTGGTTGCGGACGACCCTCCGTCCTTTTACGATTCTaatgacgaagacgatgatgtcgtATCCACAATTGAAACAGATAATCTTTGTCACCGAGCTGTCATCGACGCACCCCTCTCGGACCAAGGTTTTCGAGGTTACAGTCTGCCGCGTCAAAGCGGTGAAGAGAAGAGCATGGCTgagccgaggccggccatAAAGTCATTCAGTTCTCCGCAGCTTCTTCCCGGAGCCGACAGCAGAAATGAACAAGTCGGTGGAACCAATCTACTTGGCACACATATCGACACAggcctcgacgactttgTCAGCGAAATGGGATGGATCGTGGGCGCCATCGGCTGCAAAGAGACTCATTAG
- the SUR2 gene encoding Sphingolipid C4-monooxygenase (EggNog:ENOG503NU84~BUSCO:EOG09262V3O~TransMembrane:3 (n7-18c27/28o51-71i171-192o204-229i)~COG:I): MVNHTSGSLAAAAAAAAAMTNDSLFDTALPPLPSYSLEPTGDVFPWISDFWLSLLLPVAVYWAMSLFFHAVDVLDLFPQYRLHTPDEILKRNHASRYEVARDVVIQQVIQVVTGAALAITEPAEMKGKSEYDVAVWATRLRLAQRAVPGLLSALGLNATVLSKSLSVSHPLLAAALAGGYYPVSVTAQSAAPGFAPWELAVAKLIYHVLVPGLQFFIAVFILDTWQYFLHRLMHMNRWLYTTFHSRHHRLYVPYAYGALYNHPLEGFLLDTLGAGIAFKVTGMTVRQGTCFFAFSTIKTVDDHCGYSFPWDPLQLITSNNAAYHDIHHQTWGIKTNFSQPFFTFWDGLLNTKYKGSRSNRVAEKKREAKSK, encoded by the exons ATGGTGAACCACACGTCCGGTTcccttgcagcagcagccgccgccgccgccgcaatgACCAACGACTCGCTCTTCGACacggccctgccgccgctcccctcGTACAGCCTCGAGCCCACGGGCGACGTCTTCCCGTGGATATCCGACTTCTggctctccctcctcctccccgtcgccgtctacTGGGCCATGTCCCTCTTCttccacgccgtcgacgtcctcgacctctTCCCGCAGTACCGCCTCCACACCCCCGACGAGATCCTCAAGCGTAACCACGCCTCCCGCTACGAGGTCGCCCGCGATGTCGTCATCCAGCAGGTCATCCAGgtcgtcaccggcgccgccctcgccatcaccgAGCCTGCCGAGATGAAGGGCAAGTCCGAATACGACGTGGCTGTCTGGGCCacccgcctgcgcctcgcccagcgcgccgtccCCGGCCTGCTctccgccctcggcctcaaCGCCACCGTCCTCTCCAAGAGCCTGTCCGTCTCCCacccgctgctggccgccgccctggccggcggctaCTATCCCGTCTCCGTTACCGCCCAGTCTGCCGCGCCGGGCTTTGCGCCCTgggagctggccgtcgccaagcTCATCTACCATGTGCTCGTCCCTGGCCTACAGTTCTTcatcgccgtcttcatcctgGATACATGGCAGTACTTTCTCCACCGGTTGATGCACATGAACCGCTGGCTATACA CCACATTCCACTCGCGACACCACCGACTCTACGTGCCCTACGCGTACGGAGCGCTCTACAACCACCCTCTCGAGggcttcctcctcgacaCCCTAGGTGCTGGCATCGCCTTCAAGGTCACCGGGATGACGGTGCGCCAGGGCACCTGCTTCTTCGCCTTCTCCACCATCAAGACGGTCGATGACCACTGCGGCTACAGCTTCCCCTGGGACCCGCTCCAGCTCATCACGAGCAACAACGCCGCCTACCACGATATCCACCACCAGACGTGGGGCATCAAGACCAACTTCTCCCAGCCCTTCTTCACCTTTTGGGACGGGCTGCTCAACACAAAGTACAAGGGCTCCCGGAGCAATCGCGTCGCCGAGAAGAAGCGAGAGGCCAAGTCAAAATGA
- a CDS encoding uncharacterized protein (COG:D~COG:Z~BUSCO:EOG09264U81~EggNog:ENOG503NVEU) translates to MKIYNDILTGDEIISDSFDLKEIDGIVYEADCAMITEAAVNVDTGANASAEGGDDETVEDQAVKVNNIVHSFRLQSTQFDKKGYLGYLKGYLKAVKAALQEKGADADTITAFEKGAQTYVKEKLLPNFKDLEFYTGESMNPDGLVVLLNYREDGVTPYVIVWKHGVKETKV, encoded by the exons ATGAAGATTTACAAC GATATCCTCACCGGTGACGAGATCATCTCCGACTCGTTCGACCTCAAGGAGATCGATGGCATCGTCTACGAGGCCGACTGCGCCATGATCACGGAGGCGGCTGTCAATGTTG ACACCGGTGCCAACGCCTCTGCcgagggcggtgacgatgagaCCGTCGAGGACCAGGCCGTCAAGGTCAACAACATTGTCCACTCCTTCCGTCTCCAGTCCACCCAGTTCGACAAGAAGGGCTACCTGGGCTACCTCAAGG GCTAcctcaaggccgtcaaggctgCCCTCCAGGAGAAGGGTGCTGATGCCGACACCATCACCGCTTTCGAGAAGGGCGCTCAAACCTacgtcaaggagaagctcctgCCCAACTTCAAGGACCTCGAGTTCTACACTGGCGAGTCCATGAACCCCGACGGCCT TGTCGTCCTCCTCAACTACCGCGAGGATGGTGTCACCCCCTATGTCATCGTCTGGAAGCACGGCGTCAAGGAGACCAAGGTCTAA
- a CDS encoding uncharacterized protein (EggNog:ENOG503NVZ0): MSQFKDVMKKGWHPEKSKSSSGSGSGSGSGSKSITGMGIRGKASGLIGRNNGDSRDEDRANHVSRPLASLKDPASFAPPPRRTGAGLAPAPPPSTEKRKVIAAPSKYQDPRAPPPPPSRQDEEYQQQLQLEAPSEEPQQPRPYRTDTSGLRTDHLPPPPGRRDGADGRSPPPYEAVAGGTRAAPAPAAAAPPSLPPRLPPRTNSASPQGGSPHTAVSGSGGYLNAGAVNRLGAAGVSVPGLGIGRSSPAHAGSPSPPPPRPAAAAGAGNGNGNGGGYGAQVNELQNRFSRLGSSASPGSASPAPAPAPPSQGTTWAQKQAALKTASSFHKDPSSVSLSDAKAAIGTANNFRQRHGDQVAAGARSANSLNQKYGFADKAGAFAGRGQAASAQTNAGDSSANVNVNAVATALAGKKKPPPPPPPKKKPGLGGSSNAPPVDDDTPPPVPMSTRPTF, from the exons ATGTCGCAGTTCAAGGACGTGATGAAGAAGGGGTGGCACCCCGAAAAGTCAAAGTCGAGCTCGGGatccggctccggctccggctccggctccaaATCAATCACGGGCATGGGCATCAGAGGCAAAGCC TCAGGCCTCATAGGCCGCAATAACGGTGACTCGAGGGACGAGGATCGCGCCAACCACGTctcccgcccgctcgcctccCTCAAGGATCCCGCGTCCTTCGCCCCTCCGCCCAGGcgcaccggcgccggcctcgcccccgcgccgcctccctccaccgagaagcgcaaggtcATCGCCGCGCCTTCCAAGTACCAGGACCCCcgggccccccctcctccgccgtcacGACAAGACGAAGAGTACCAGCAGCAGttgcagctcgaggccccGTCCGAGGAACCCCAACAACCTCGCCCCTACCGCACCGACACGAGCGGCCTGAGGACCGACCAcctccctccgccgcccggtcGCAGAGACGGTGCCGACGGCaggagcccgccgccctatgaggccgtcgccggagGTACGCGCGCTGCTcctgcccctgctgctgcggcgccgccgagcctgccgccgcggctgccgcccCGAACGAACAGCGCGAGCCCCCAGGGCGGGAGCCCGCACACCGCCGTCAGTGGTAGTGGCGGATACTTGAacgcgggcgccgtcaacaggctgggcgccgccggcgtctccGTCCCTGGCCTCGGCATCGGTCGCTCAAGCCCTGCCCACGCCGGGTCCCCgagcccgcctcccccgcgacccgccgctgccgccggtgcgggcaacggcaacggaAACGGCGGTGGCTACGGCGCGCAGGTCAACGAGCTACAGAATAGGTTCTCCAGGCTGGGCTCCTCTGCCTCGCCCGGGTCTgcgtcgccggcccccgcgcccgctccCCCCAGCCAGGGCACCACGTGGGCGCAGaagcaggccgccctcaagacggcctcgtccttccACAAAGACCCCTCGTCCGTGTCCCTCTCCGACGCAaaggccgccatcggcaccGCCAACAACTTTCGCCAGCGCCACGGAGACCAggtcgccgcgggcgcgagaTCCGCCAACAGCCTGAATCAAAAGTACGGGTTCGCGGACAAGGCTGGCGCTTTTGCCGGCCGGGGACAAGCGGCGTCAGCGCAGACCAACGCCGGAGATTCCAGTGCCAATGTCAATGTCAACGCCGTGGCCACGGCGCTcgcgggcaagaagaagccgccgccgccgccgccgcccaagaagaagcccgggctgggcggctcGTCAAACGCGCCTcccgtcgatgacgacaccccgccgccggtgccgatgTCTACGCGACCGACATTTTAG
- a CDS encoding uncharacterized protein (COG:S~BUSCO:EOG09264DY4~EggNog:ENOG503P360) produces MTAPPANSDYELLTEHLGYPPVALIDDIINTVNVLADRALDSVERLLLSIPPQKLGFSSSSQGAGKKSKKGRSNATVDDNDQQQQLAPEEAAKREIENGTHQLETLLNASIDKNFDLFELYTMRNILSVRPNDQPYMRLAHYDGLDFGGATTAQQQRGHAPHVQPGGGGEGAVDPDRPTPASVTALRRKLQASQRLQAALEAERARNDVLLRRLRTVLGVRGDADDNDGDAEVKREDGTAQQQEGEGSSLSSSSRAPLKFLGEKGTLEDGGTDQPITTTAEFALSQLQALRALSTSLRTLQPDLGTLEDGNDAADATDDNDNEDGRGNNNNKTWRRQRAEYIEASSREYLERAGGLELGPRGEVRDGDWQGQGRGLGRDEVEGLERAAAALAAASGDAAGGGGGEDDDGGRRRPPASMSQGVAAAASEDAMDES; encoded by the exons AtgacagcgccgcccgcaaaCAGCGATTATGAGCTCCTGACCGAGCATCTGGGCTACCCACCCGTC gccctcatcgacgacatcatcaacacGGTCAACGTGCTCGCCGACCGCGCCCTCGATTCtgtcgagcgcctcctgcTGTCCATCCCGCCGCAGAAGCTCGGAttctcgtcgtcatcccAGGGGGCGGGCAAAAAGTCCAAGAAGGGCAGGTCTAACGCTACCGTCGATGACAatgaccagcagcagcagctggcccccgaagaggcggccaagcgcgAAATCGAAAACGGCACGCACCAGCTCGAAACGCTACTAAACGCCTCCATTGACAAGAACTTTGACCTCTTTGAGCTCTACACCATGCGCAACATCCTCAGCGTCCGCCCCAACGACCAGCCTTACATGCGCCTCGCCCACtacgacggcctcgactttggcggcgccaccacagcgcagcagcagcgaggacACGCCCCCCATGTTCAgccagggggagggggagaaggagcGGTAGATCCGGACCGCcccacgcccgcgtccgtcACCGCCCTCCGCCGCAAGCTGCAGGCGAGCCAGCGCCTCCAGgctgccctcgaggccgagcgcgcgcgcaacgaCGTGCTACTGCGGCGGCTTCGTACCGTGCTGggcgtgcgcggcgacgctgacgacaatgatggcgacgcggagGTCAAGAGGGAGGACGGCACCGCACAACAgcaggagggcgagggaTCGTCACtatcgtcctcgtcgcgcgctcCGCTCAAATTCCTTGGCGAAAAGGGCAcgctcgaagacggcggcacTGACCAGCCCATTACCACGACGGCCGAGTTTGCCCTCTCCCAGCTGcaggccctgcgcgccctgtCGACGTCGCTGCGCACCCTTCAGCCGGACCTGGGCACGCTGGAAGACGGCAACGATGCGGCGGATGCgaccgacgacaacgacaacgaggaTGGCAGGGGTAACAACAATAACAagacgtggcggcgccagcgcgcaGAGTACATCGAGGCCTCGTCACGCGAGTACCTGGAGCGTGCGGGCGGACTGGAGCTCGGCCCGCGGGGGGAGGTGCGCGACGGGGACTGGCAGGGACAGGGCCGCGGGCTGGGTagggacgaggtcgaggggctggagagggcggcggcggcgctggctgctgcgTCCGGGGATgcagcaggtggtggcggtggtgaagatgatgatggtgggcggcggcggcctccgGCCTCGATGAGCCAAggtgtcgctgctgcggcgagcgaagacgccatggacgagtCGTGA
- a CDS encoding uncharacterized protein (COG:O~EggNog:ENOG503NW1K) produces the protein MYASRAVCLRCASRMRLAVTTSAAATSSPRLSSSTAADASPDASGAVGTPPGDNGQPRQQFQSQTSSSTSHQQHARHRRPPSRQRGARASQQSAVALFNDVVNKAPQPSASDSSTLSTAVEKQQQQQQQAANKPVAATTALGEWEIAAKMKELAERKALDPRDRLRIFSADIWPHVRELRGHMPSHLYMATTQLLARACDAAAEAGDTGGVGLELSSMCATIGKWDLDLRNELVLSLCHSLIHRKHSSTERAAITEELIDLWKHISQLRRRSQGHHAPLRFVLPTPTEAFGRDDPGQQKQQQRSSNMNPTTKALSCIFIQFRIEQGAMLVPGLLATVAVLSDPRFARQGSQVKAAPLLNLVIKAFQRQGNPDQAYIEEVFRDKIRFPASKLDELEAYTLNQWPYAEAMLSNTAAPWRQALEGSKREGASSSGLATFHKQLRAAYRARNTGAVVSIWQDLTARLAEQPDLARRMREDPEFLDFWVFVWCAVRRPVKLQETLDLMQEIGVRPTVKTYTAMMHGWKMCKDGEKIAALWDKLVESGMRLDAVIWTERISGLIESGRPQAGVHALAEMMALWKQALARKGGDAVATAATTTVVQPSIEVVNAAFKGLIRLDLKAAHEVLAWAGREGIEPNVRTYNILLRESFRGNAAPDDDVQSLLRAMKRQGVEPDAATFTIILEEVLGAMDNTSAAEQVLAVRQVLDDIEAAGLRPNLETYGKMLYAVASLTHGGADDAIAAVQEHMRAAGFSATPHMVTILIERAIARISSSSPSVSSSSSPSPPPSSSSSSPSSPSSAAAAAAQIQAILREHNLTHVGQGDQTLWERVMSAHAAAGDVPAAMRVFGDLARAGRPVSSLPCLTDLLRALLDAGRVDDARDVVGVVLAHKTRRAAAEGPGGNGSGSVSSSGMSSAAAAAAAAPSAADNSLARDGPGPVVSNSESARDARYWRHHFWYMARENGLLNWDEVPPELQAQLRGQGSG, from the coding sequence ATGTACGCCTCGCGAGCAGTCTGCCTGAGATGCGCGTCGCGCATGCGCCTGGCCGTGACGACttcggcagcagcaacgtcCTCCCCGCGGCTCTCCTCATCGACTGCAGCCGATGCCTCGCCagacgccagcggcgccgtgggcacGCCTCCAGGGGACAAtgggcagccgcggcagcagtTCCAGTCGCAAACATCTTCCTCGACAtcccaccagcagcacgcgcgccaccgtcggccgccgtcccgccAAAGGGGCGCCAGAGCCTCACAACAGTCCGCCGTAGCCCTCTTCAACGATGTCGTCAACAAGGCACCGCAGCCCTCTGCCTCAGACTCGTCCACTCTTTCCACAGCTgtcgagaagcagcagcagcaacaacaacaagcaGCAAacaagcccgtcgccgccaccaccgctcTCGGCGAGTGGGAAATCGCCGCCAAGATgaaggagctcgccgagcgcAAGGCTCTCGACCCGCGCGACCGCCTGCGCATCTTCAGCGCCGACATCTGGCCGCACGTCcgcgagctgcgcggccACATGCCCAGCCACCTGtacatggcgacgacgcagttgcttgcgcgcgcctgcgacgccgccgccgaggccggcgacacgggcggcgtcggcctcgagctctcCTCCATGTGCGCCACCATCGGCAAGTGGGACCTCGACTTGCGCAACGAGCTCGTCCTGAGCCTGTGCCACTCCCTTATCCACAGAAAGCACTCATCCaccgagcgcgccgccatcaccgaAGAGCTCATCGACCTGTGGAAGCACATCTCGCAGCTGCGCCGCAGGAGCCAGGGGCACCACGCGCCGTTGCGGTTTGTCCTGCCCACGCCTACGGAAGCGTTTGGCCGTGATGACCCAGgccagcagaagcagcagcagcggtccAGCAACATGAACCCGACGACCAAGGCCCTCTCCTGCATCTTCATCCAGTTCCGCATCGAGCAGGGCGCCATGCTGGTCCCGGGCCTGTTGGCCACGGTCGCCGTGCTCTCCGACCCGAGATTCGCGCGACAGGGCAGCCAAGtcaaggcggcgccgctcttGAACCTTGTGATAAAGGCCTTTCAGCGGCAGGGCAACCCGGATCAGGCCTACATCGAGGAGGTGTTCCGCGACAAGATTCGCTTCCCGGCGTCCAAGCTGGACGAGCTTGAGGCTTACACGCTCAACCAGTGGCCGtacgccgaggccatgctGTCCAACACGGCTGCGCCCTGGAGACAGGCCCTTGAGGGCTCCAAGCGGGAAGGCGCCTCGTCTTCCGGCCTCGCCACATTTCACAAACAACTGCGCGCCGCGTACCGCGCCCGCAACAcaggcgccgtcgtctccatcTGGCAGGACCTCacggcgcggctggcggaACAGCCCGACCTGGCGCGGCGGATGCGCGAGGATCCCGAGTTCCTCGACTTCTGGGTCTTTGTGTGGTGCGCCGTGCGGCGGCCCGTCAAGCTGCAGGAGACGCTCGACCTGATGCAGGAGATTGGAGTGCGGCCCACGGTCAAGACGTACACGGCCATGATGCACGGGTGGAAGATGTGCAAGGACGGCGAGAAGATCGCCGCGCTGTgggacaagctcgtcgagtcGGGCATgcggctcgacgccgtcatctGGACCGAGCGTATCTCGGGGCTCATCGAGTCGGGGAGGCCGCAGGCCGGCGTacacgcgctcgccgagaTGATGGCCCTGTGGAAGCAGGCGCTCGCCAggaagggcggcgacgccgtcgcgactGCGGCCACGACCACGGTCGTCCAGCCCAGCATCGAGGTGGTCAACGCCGCCTTCAAGGGCCTCATCCGGCTCGACCTCAAGGCGGCCCACGAGGTGCTCGCGTGGGCGGGccgcgagggcatcgagccCAACGTCCGCACCTACAACATCCTCCTGCGCGAGAGCTTCCGCGGCAACgcggcgcccgacgacgacgtacaGTCGCTCCTCCGCGCCATGAAGcgccagggcgtcgagcccgacgccgccacattcaccatcatcctcgaggaggttctcggcgccatggacaacacgtcggccgccgagcaggtcctcgccgtccgccaggtactcgacgacatcgaggccgccggcctgcggCCCAACCTCGAGACGTACGGCAAGATGCTctacgccgtcgcctcgctcacccacggcggcgccgacgacgccatcgccgccgtccaggagcacatgcgcgccgccggcttctcGGCCACGCCGCACATGGTCACCATCCTCATCgagcgcgccatcgcccgcaTATCTTCATCCTCCCCCTCggtctcttcttcttcttcgccgtcgccaccaccatcatcatcatcatcatcaccatcatcaccgtccagcgccgccgccgccgccgcgcaaatCCAGGCCATCCTCCGCGAGCACAACCTCACCCACGTCGGACAGGGCGACCAGACGCTGTGGGAGCGCGTCATgagcgcccacgccgccgccggcgacgtccccgccgccatgcgcgtcttcggcgacctcgcccgcgccggccgccccgtcAGCTCACTCCCCTGCCTGACGGACCTGCtccgcgcgctgctcgacgccgggcgcgtcgacgacgcccgcgacgtggtcggcgtcgtgctcgcgcACAAGACCCGCCGCGCGGCTGCCGAGGGCCCCGGTGGGAACGGAAGCGGAAGCGTCAGCTCCAGCGGCATGAgcagcgctgccgctgctgctgctgctgctccttcaGCCGCTGACAACAGCCTCGCCAGAGACGGCCCTGGCCCCGTCGTCAGCAACAGCGAGTCCGCACGCGACGCGCGCTACTGGCGACACCACTTTTGGTACATGGCGCGCGAGAACGGGCTGCTCAACTGGGACGAAGTGCCGCCCGAGTTGCaggcgcagctgcgcgggCAGGGGAGCGGCTGA
- the GTT1 gene encoding Glutathione transferase (COG:O~EggNog:ENOG503NX0U), with protein MASSEELPKVTLYWLNGSRSQRILWLLEELKVPYEVEVFHRNKQTMLAPPELEKIHPLGKSPVVSVLPAGAKPGTEPLVLAESGLMTEYLCEHLPEGRRLVPPKWKDGCEGKVGGETEAWMRFRYLLHYAEGSLMPTLVVALVTSQLKSPAQVPFIVRPITSIAANRILSQFVFPNALKHLRLIESYLETSGGRYLCGDSLTAADILMSFPLIAAKDRWDDMGRFEGGHWAKQFPRVARYVALLEAEDGYRRSVERIEEIDGQKFAPSL; from the exons ATGGCGTCCAGCGAGGAACTCCCCAAGGTGACGCTGTACTG GCTCAACGGCTCCCGCTCGCAGCGCATCCTGtggctgctcgaggagctcaaggtgCCGTACGAGGTCGAGGTGTTCCACCGCAACAAGCAGAcgatgctggcgccgcccgagCTCGAGAAGATTCACCCGCTCGGCAAgtcgcccgtcgtcagcgtcctgcccgccggcgcgaaGCCCGGCACCGagcccctcgtcctcgccgagagCGGCCTCATGACCGAGTACCTGTGCGAGCACCTGcccgagggccgccgcctggtgCCGCCCAAGTGGAAGGACGGCTGCGAGGGCaaggtgggcggcgagacggaggcgtGGATGCGGTTCCGCTACCTGCTTCACTATGCCGAGGGGAGCCTGATGCCCacgctggtggtggcgctcgTCACGTCGC AGCTCAAGTCCCCCGCGCAGGTGCCCTTCATCGTGCGTCCCATcacctccatcgccgccaaccgcATCCTGTCGCAGTTCGTCTTCCCCAACGCGCTCAAGCACCTGCGCCTCATCGAGTCGTACCTCGAGACCTCGGGCGGGCGCTACCTGTGCGGCGACTCCctgacggccgccgacatcctCATGAGCTTCCCCCTCATCGCCGCAAAGGACCGCTGGGACGACATGGGCCgcttcgagggcggccaCTGGGCCAAGCAGTTcccccgcgtcgcccgctacgtcgccctgctcgaggccgaggacgggtaccgccgcagcgtcgagcgcatcgaggaGATTGACGGCCAAAAGTTTGCCCCGTCGCTGTGA